A genomic stretch from Sulfurihydrogenibium azorense Az-Fu1 includes:
- a CDS encoding O-antigen ligase family protein, which translates to MKLLLLLFGLSWSITDSAVLIVYILLLIFLSVKIGLKNFRNKDSINLFILLLALWRVITCWIKGVVSINILSKNVKFLFDVSPIFVFRYAKVEHQFGYLFYSFILSLSLITALSILEFLGVVDLGFFQGGYLQAFHRNHIKSGFIWSLASLLSLVFTIKMNKKFIIFVPLLVTGLLFTQSRSYYLGFLGTAFIILILVGFKRSFKYSMFAISSIIFTFGLIYLIPEVRSRFLSIFTNIQAEWSIKCRLIFLEEGLKIVEKHPVFGIGFGQWPSYFSQINQIYKYPCPNYHVHNIFIHELVETGLIGLILLILILVIIVYKLLNAYFQLDIKNKFGEALILSGIAAIFNLIIGGLFEPDLVKSVVLIPTFTVLGFALAEADKLTRVATYRS; encoded by the coding sequence ATGAAGCTATTATTATTGTTGTTTGGTTTGTCCTGGAGTATAACGGACAGTGCTGTTCTAATTGTTTACATATTACTCTTGATCTTTTTAAGTGTAAAAATAGGACTTAAGAATTTTCGGAACAAAGATTCAATCAATTTATTTATATTATTACTCGCTTTGTGGAGGGTAATAACCTGCTGGATAAAAGGTGTTGTGTCTATAAATATTCTTAGCAAGAATGTCAAGTTTCTTTTTGATGTTTCCCCTATTTTTGTATTTCGTTATGCCAAAGTGGAGCACCAATTTGGTTATTTATTTTACTCATTCATACTTTCCTTATCTTTAATAACTGCACTGTCTATTCTTGAGTTTTTAGGTGTTGTGGATTTAGGTTTCTTCCAGGGAGGATATTTGCAGGCTTTTCATAGAAATCATATAAAATCTGGGTTTATCTGGTCCTTAGCTAGTTTACTATCCCTAGTTTTTACAATAAAGATGAACAAAAAATTTATCATATTCGTGCCTCTCCTTGTAACAGGCTTGCTGTTTACCCAATCCCGAAGCTACTATTTGGGATTTTTGGGAACAGCCTTTATAATTCTGATCCTTGTGGGATTTAAACGCTCTTTTAAATACTCTATGTTTGCTATTAGCTCTATAATTTTTACGTTTGGTTTAATTTATTTAATACCAGAGGTAAGAAGTAGATTTTTAAGTATATTCACGAATATACAAGCAGAGTGGAGTATTAAATGTAGGCTAATATTTTTAGAAGAAGGGCTTAAAATAGTTGAAAAGCATCCTGTATTTGGCATAGGCTTTGGTCAATGGCCTTCGTATTTTTCTCAGATAAACCAGATATATAAGTATCCTTGTCCAAACTATCATGTGCACAATATTTTCATTCATGAGCTTGTAGAAACCGGTCTGATAGGGCTTATTTTGCTTATACTAATCCTTGTAATTATTGTTTATAAGCTTTTAAATGCTTATTTCCAATTAGATATAAAGAATAAATTCGGAGAAGCACTTATACTTTCTGGAATAGCTGCCATATTTAATCTGATAATAGGTGGGCTTTTTGAGCCTGATTTGGTAAAAAGTGTGGTACTTATTCCTACCTTCACGGTGCTTGGTTTTGCGCTTGCTGAAGCTGATAAATTAACCCGAGTTGCTACCTACAGGTCATGA
- a CDS encoding IS982 family transposase — protein sequence MSHSAYLFPYVPSLSRFSRRLHKLEPYLRTIIRKIGLSGRSPKRYFIDSKPIKVCENIRIPRARVLKGEEYRGYIPSKREYFFGFKLHALIDDRGLFREVHLLEGRLHDLEGLAVMSFWGVRGHEVIGDRAYVDYSFEDELANEGICLNPVRRVGENRYEGEWIEYFKRHARRLIESIFSVIYRFLGLRPYAPTKDGIVLKVLLSVLAFNLYRGFTLRL from the coding sequence ATTTCTCACTCGGCGTATCTGTTCCCATATGTACCTTCTCTATCAAGGTTCTCACGAAGACTACACAAGCTTGAACCCTACCTGCGGACAATAATTAGAAAGATAGGGCTGTCAGGTAGGAGTCCCAAGAGATACTTCATAGACAGCAAACCTATAAAGGTCTGTGAGAATATCAGGATACCGAGGGCAAGAGTTTTAAAGGGAGAGGAATATAGAGGATATATACCCAGCAAGAGGGAGTACTTTTTTGGATTCAAGCTACACGCTCTTATTGATGATAGAGGATTATTCAGAGAGGTTCACTTGCTTGAGGGTAGGTTGCACGACCTTGAAGGATTGGCTGTTATGAGCTTTTGGGGAGTGAGAGGTCATGAAGTTATAGGGGATAGGGCGTATGTTGACTACAGTTTTGAGGATGAGTTGGCAAATGAAGGTATATGTTTAAATCCTGTGAGGAGGGTTGGGGAGAACAGGTATGAGGGAGAGTGGATTGAGTACTTCAAAAGGCATGCCAGAAGGCTGATAGAGAGTATCTTCAGTGTGATTTACAGGTTTTTAGGATTGAGACCTTATGCACCTACTAAGGATGGTATTGTTCTTAAAGTCCTCCTGTCTGTTCTCGCTTTCAATCTTTACAGGGGTTTTACCTTAAGGTTATAG
- the guaA gene encoding glutamine-hydrolyzing GMP synthase, with protein sequence MHQGIVILDFGSQYTQLIARRIRELHIYSEILPYNTPVEEILKHNPKGIIFSGGPASVYEKDAPKPDERVYDLGLPILGICYGLQLITHHFGGEVVKADKHEYGRAEIQVLNHEDLFYEIPEFTHVWMSHADKVVKLPQGFEVLARSFNAPYAAVRNKEKKIWGVQFHPEVSHTLLGKEILKNFAVRICGCKQDWTMGNFLMEEIVKIRQTVGNKKAICALSGGVDSSVAAVLVHNAIGDNLTCIFVDNGLLRKGEREQVEKTFRDNFHIPLIVVDARERFLNALKGITDPEQKRKIIGNLFIEVFEEEAKKLKDVEFLVQGTLYPDVIESVSVKGPSAVIKTHHNVGGLPERMNLKLIEPLRELFKDEVRELGKELGLPDEIIYRQPFPGPGLAIRVIGEVTQESLDILREADAIVLEEIKKAGLYKDLWQSFAVLLPIHTVGVMGDYRTYEKVIAVRAVESSDGMTADWARLPYDLLDTIMRRIINEVKGVNRVVYDISSKPPATIEWE encoded by the coding sequence ATGCATCAAGGGATAGTTATTTTAGACTTTGGCTCGCAATACACACAACTTATAGCAAGAAGAATAAGAGAGCTTCACATTTACAGTGAAATACTTCCTTACAACACACCAGTTGAAGAAATACTAAAACACAACCCAAAAGGAATAATATTCTCTGGTGGTCCTGCCTCTGTGTATGAAAAAGATGCACCAAAACCCGACGAAAGAGTTTACGACTTAGGACTACCTATACTTGGTATATGCTACGGACTACAACTTATAACTCATCACTTTGGCGGTGAAGTTGTAAAAGCAGACAAACACGAGTATGGAAGAGCCGAAATTCAAGTTTTAAACCATGAAGATTTATTCTACGAAATTCCTGAGTTTACCCACGTTTGGATGAGCCATGCAGACAAAGTTGTAAAACTACCACAAGGTTTTGAAGTCCTTGCAAGGTCTTTTAATGCACCTTATGCAGCTGTAAGGAATAAAGAAAAGAAAATCTGGGGTGTTCAGTTTCATCCGGAAGTAAGTCATACCCTTTTAGGAAAAGAGATTCTTAAAAACTTTGCAGTTAGAATATGTGGCTGTAAACAAGACTGGACTATGGGTAACTTCCTTATGGAAGAGATTGTAAAAATAAGACAGACTGTCGGTAATAAAAAAGCCATATGTGCACTATCTGGAGGAGTAGACTCATCAGTTGCAGCTGTTTTAGTTCATAACGCCATTGGAGATAACTTAACTTGTATATTTGTTGACAACGGATTACTTAGAAAAGGAGAGAGAGAACAAGTAGAAAAAACATTTAGAGATAACTTCCATATTCCTTTAATAGTAGTAGATGCAAGGGAAAGATTTTTAAATGCTTTAAAAGGTATAACTGACCCGGAGCAAAAAAGAAAGATAATAGGAAACCTCTTTATAGAAGTATTTGAAGAAGAGGCCAAAAAGCTAAAAGATGTAGAGTTTTTAGTCCAAGGGACCTTGTACCCTGATGTTATAGAGAGTGTGTCTGTGAAAGGACCTTCTGCCGTTATAAAAACTCACCACAATGTAGGTGGTCTTCCAGAGAGAATGAACTTAAAACTAATTGAACCTTTAAGAGAACTTTTCAAAGATGAAGTGAGAGAGCTTGGAAAAGAACTTGGTCTTCCTGATGAGATAATATACAGACAACCATTTCCGGGTCCGGGTCTTGCTATAAGAGTGATAGGAGAAGTAACTCAAGAAAGTCTTGATATACTTAGAGAAGCCGATGCAATAGTTTTAGAAGAGATTAAAAAAGCCGGATTATACAAGGACCTATGGCAGTCATTTGCCGTTTTACTTCCAATCCATACAGTAGGAGTTATGGGAGATTATAGAACTTACGAGAAAGTTATTGCAGTTAGAGCTGTAGAAAGTAGTGATGGTATGACAGCTGACTGGGCAAGACTTCCCTACGACCTGTTGGATACAATTATGAGAAGGATAATAAACGAAGTAAAAGGTGTAAATAGGGTAGTGTACGATATATCTTCTAAACCACCTGCAACGATAGAGTGGGAATAA
- a CDS encoding patatin-like phospholipase family protein has protein sequence MKIGLVLSGGAVRGLAHVGVLKALEEKGIKPDFVSGVSAGSIVGVFYCSGYTPKEMEEIALKTNFTTMIKPSLSKKAFFSLDSIEDFLKKYIHHKKLEELKIPFYVTVTNLNTANVDFFSEGDLIKIIKASCSIPVMFKPVKIGEYYYVDGGIMNNLPVEPLLDKTQYIIGSEVNPFLPEEKDFSNVISIGIRSFYLAVRSNIESRKNYCNLFIQPPDLVKIPLFATWKSKEAIDIGYNYTKNLLKDLNL, from the coding sequence TTGAAGATAGGTTTAGTGTTATCAGGAGGAGCTGTAAGGGGGCTTGCCCATGTGGGCGTCCTCAAAGCCCTTGAAGAAAAAGGCATAAAACCCGACTTTGTTTCAGGGGTAAGTGCAGGCTCTATTGTAGGTGTGTTTTACTGTAGTGGCTACACTCCAAAAGAGATGGAAGAAATAGCCCTTAAAACCAACTTTACAACTATGATAAAACCATCTCTATCAAAAAAAGCTTTTTTCAGTTTAGACAGTATTGAAGACTTTTTAAAAAAGTATATTCATCACAAAAAGTTAGAAGAGTTAAAAATACCTTTTTATGTTACCGTAACTAACCTAAACACTGCTAATGTAGATTTTTTTAGTGAAGGAGATTTAATAAAGATAATAAAAGCTTCTTGCTCTATTCCTGTAATGTTTAAACCTGTAAAGATAGGAGAGTACTATTACGTTGATGGTGGAATTATGAATAACCTACCTGTAGAACCTTTACTTGATAAAACCCAGTACATTATAGGCAGTGAAGTAAACCCATTCTTACCAGAAGAAAAAGATTTTAGTAATGTTATCTCCATAGGGATAAGAAGTTTTTATCTTGCAGTTAGGTCTAACATAGAGTCAAGGAAAAACTACTGCAACCTTTTTATCCAACCACCAGACCTTGTAAAAATCCCTCTTTTTGCAACATGGAAATCCAAAGAAGCAATAGATATTGGCTATAACTACACAAAAAACTTACTTAAAGATTTAAATCTTTAA